The Apium graveolens cultivar Ventura chromosome 11, ASM990537v1, whole genome shotgun sequence genome has a window encoding:
- the LOC141698289 gene encoding protein ULTRAPETALA 1-like, whose protein sequence is MEENAASVASEIGGAQMFTDEEVKEMSGFTICEDHVEIICGCTSHQYGDAVGTLRVFPNGDLEIACDCTPGCDEDKLTPAAFEKHSGRETARKWKNNIWVIADGEKVPVGKTVLLKYYNKTTKYGNGRSQTVRVGHRDEFVRCTVCGKRRRFRLRNKDECQVYHNALKDAKWKCSDTPYEKVACEDEEERASRRVYRGCSRSQTCKGCTSCVCFGCEICRFSDCGCQTCNDFTENAKN, encoded by the exons ATGGAGGAAAATGCAGCTTCTGTAGCAAGTGAGATTGGCGGGGCACAGATGTTTACTGATGAGGAGGTTAAGGAGATGAGTGGGTTTACGATATGCGAAGATCATGTCGAGATCATTTGCGGATGCACAAGTCATCAATACGGTGATGCTGTTGGGACTCTTAGGGTTTTTCCCAATGGCGATCTTGAAATTGCTTGTGATTGCACTCCTGGTTGTGATGAAG ACAAATTAACCCCGGCTGCATTTGAAAAGCATTCTGGAAGAGAAACTGCCAGAAAGTGGAAGAACAATATTTGGGTCATAGCTGATGGGGAGAAGGTCCCTGTGGGTAAGACAGTACTTCTTAAGTACTACAATAAAACAACAAAATATGGCAATGGACGATCACAAACTGTTCGTGTTGGTCATCGTGATGAGTTTGTTCGCTGTACTGTGTGTGGCAAGAGGCGGAGGTTTCGGCTCCGCAACAAAGACGAATGTCAAGTTTACCATAATGCTTTAAAAGATGCAAAGTGGAAATGTTCTGATACACCATATGAAAA GGTGGCatgtgaagatgaagaagaacgAGCTAGTCGAAGAGTTTATCGCGGATGTTCCCGTTCTCAGACATGCAAAGGTTGTACATCCTGTGTATGTTTTGGATGTGAAATCTGTCGTTTTTCAGATTGCGGCTGCCAGACTTGCAATGATTTCACCGAGAATGCAAAAAATTAG